TTTGCCAGATAAGTGGCACTTTGGaagagtgttttattttacagggTCCCTTACACAGGGCATCTTTGTATTTAGTGTAATAGAGCCTGACACCTGAATCCACTTTGTTCCTAGTAGTGCTGTGGTATCAGGTAGCCGTAGCCATCTCCTGGTTACCGTCGGGTGAAACCCCGAGCGACTTCTTTCGGCAGCTGAACTCCACCCGGCAGAAGCTATTCCTCCCCGCTCAGACTTGTGTCCCCCTCGAGGCTGATCTCAACAAGCTCTTCCAAAAAaagccgccccccccccccccgccccgcagaGGCCTGCCCAGGCTGCCAGCCCGCGGCCCCGGCAGGCGGATGGGTGCTCGGTGGCGAGCGGGAGCGGTTCAGCACCACGGTCAGCGCTCGGCGCCCTCCGGCGGGCGGCACTAGGGCGGTGAAGGGGACGGAGAAGCGCGGAGGAAACGTGGAAGAGGGAATTTCTGCCTCGATGctgatggtttggtttttttttttatggggAGCAGCAGTCAAATAAAAGGTCAAAGCATGATATTTGACCTCCTGTACTGTATTCTAAACCGAGGAAAGGACAAAGCTATTGCAGTGACACAAGTGGAATAGAAAACGCGCTTCTGCGTGACCGTCGCGCTCTTCACAATGTGTTAGACTGAAAGCAATTTGTGCAgcaatagggttttttttctcctcattacAGTAAGTGGCAAAATTATCTGTCTGCTGAGGGCAAGAGTAACAGCTGCTGATTACCAGATCTAGGATTAAATTAAggagctgaaagagaaaaggtatAAAGGGGAGGAAGTGACACACTATGTTCAAAAAGATCCATTCTATATTTCACCCCAACTCCCACCGAAGAAATGTGACAGATGACATCCCTTACTGTGACGGCACAGGTTCTGTGGTGAGATTGATCCGCAGTACTTCTATGTACGTCCTTGGAGGTGACCAGGAAAAAGTTAGTGAACcactaaaaaaatgcagaagtacAACGAGCATCGACTCTTGCTTCCAGCCaaaagaggaagacagagaCTGGATGTACTCTAAGACTCAGGACTGCTTGAAGTACTTACAGGATCTGTTAgccttgaggaaaaaatatcttgacAACATCAATAACTTGAAATCCAGGCATATGGCTGCAGATTCCCCAACGTCCACAAAATCATCCAAAACTGGAAAGAAGTCATTTCTTCCACTTCCTCCCAAAGAGTCTTCTAAGGTAATTCCTAAGAACTTTGCCATGTTCTTGGTCCTAAGCTGTGAAGCAATTAGCTGTATGGCCTATGttgattttctgctttattgGTCTCAGCCAGTTGTCTTTTTACTGTTATATCATTTGAAATGCTGCTAAATACCTTAAGATTCTTTCTGAGTAGTGTGAAATTAAGTATGAATGACTGGTCATGGAAAGAAATGTATATGCCTGTGTTTGtgtggggggagagaaaaaaggagaaggaaagaggtaTGACAGTATGGGAAGTGTCTGAAAACATGTTACGAAAGAGTGAGCTGTTCTCTCAATACTCTGACAGGCTACTTAAGTGCCTTAGAGTTCTCCACTATGGTTATTTATAGCTGTTAATGACTGACAAGCACAGTAATCCCTAGATTTACCGGCAGTCTTTTTATTGGCATAAAATTACTTACACAAAATAATTGTAAATTCATTGAAACAAATAGGATTTTTTCTGACTGGTAAGATAGCTTTTCAGTGCTACATTTAGCATCAGTGCAAGGTCTACTGGTAGGCTGTAGGGCATGAGGAATTCTTAAGGGTTCCTTTCTCTGTTCATGAATAAGTTGGCAGGTCATTTTGAGACAGTATAATTCTTCACCCTTTACTGTAATGataccacaaaaataaaactgaaatatcatCTTTGGTGCAGACTATTTCCATGTATCGTAGAGAGAAAAGCATTGCAAAGCTTCCTCCTGGTTGCAGTTTATAGATTGTATGTCCCTAGACAGTTCAGTGGTTAATTTGACTGGACTTGATTCAGTGAGGACAAAGGAAAGGACTGCAGCAGGTGGGGTGATCTGTTTAGGTAACAGGACCACAAACATGACTTTGACAGCAGACTCACAGGTTACCCAGTGCAGTCTTTAAACTGGATAATAATGGGGATGGTGGGAAGAAATGATGCATGGCTGACACTGATTCGGCCAGGTAGACTTTACCAAAAAGTTATTGCCACATTTAGATGTTCTGTCACAGCAGAATGTCAGAATGGCTGAAGCTGAGCTCTGTTGCAGGCATTGCTTAACCAAAGGACAAAGCTCACATGTTTAGGACTAGAtagtacattttttaaatttatgttttgaTCTAATACCCATTCAGTCAGTGGGATTTTTCATTAGGTTTTATTAGGCTTTATATCatctttttaatactttgaatGGTGAGTGTCAGAAGCTAGGAATAATAGTAGGAAACAATACTCAGCTCAGTGGGCTGGAGAAGATAGATTTTATAAAGACATTACTATTTAGGGCCAGGGAAACATCCAAAGAGAATGACTGAGATACAGGAGAGTGGCCTGGTGGTGCCAGGTGCCAGGAGACAAATCTCAACACTATAGATACAGTCTATGAACTGACTTTGTGCCCTGTCACACAAAGATTGGCTTGAGGCAGGGGTAATTTACAGCATGCCTGTTCCCTGACGAGCTGAGCAGTGGTGTAGCGGAGCAGTACATGACTAACCTTCAGCCAGGTGGGAAAAAATGAGTGCAAAAGGGTAAGAAAACCATGAGCTAGGAGGCTGGGAAATAGATTCTGCACAACTAGGCTTCATGCAGGTTTGTGAATTTCTGAGATTTGCCACTGAAAATACAACTtaagaaaaatgccaaaagcTTAACTTGGGTTTGGCAAACAAGTGAATCTCCCGCCAGCTGAGGCTAAGAGTGCTGTCATCCGACTGTGGCCAGCTAGCTCTTGCGTATGAACAGCCCTGGTACAGGCTGGCATGCTAACTCCATAAGCCATCTTCTTAGGAACAGACAGGGACATCAGCAGGATATGCCACCCATATGAGTCATTCTTGCCAACATGAACGGCAGGGTCACACCTGCACAGCCCTGGCTTTGCAAAAATTAAGGAGAGGTCAAGAAGACTTCTAGAATAGCCAGAATACTCTGCTTCCTAACTACAAATTTTATGTTCACAGATTGCAAGGTTTGTCTTATCACCAGGCTTGAATGGTTTTGTCCCTAACTACCTGTTTGTGTTAAATTACCTGTCAGAGGGAATTCACTTCTTTCTCCTACCTGCTGCATGATTAATGGGAAGGTACTTTGTCCAGACAACCCTGTCCTCGTGGGAGGTTTCATCCAAAGATCCCTGGGACCTGGACTACAGGTTGACTGTGGATTCAAAATTTGACACTTGGATCTAGTGAGAGAAAAGAATAGAGAGGTGGGTCAGATGCTGGAAGTACACAGGCgtttctttaaaataccttttaacCAATAAGGGTTTAGTCATAATAGCAGTCACTATTTTCAGTAGATGTGTGGTAGCAGCTATCTTTTAACACTTCTGAGGATGTCAATCAACCCATAATGTCAGGAGGGGAATAAGCTAGCTCATCTCTCTGCCTCCACAGAACAGGGAACAAGCTGGTCCTTCAGAGATGTGATACAGCATGTACCCTTTGTTTGCATGTTTGAAACCCAAGGTAGCAATTTTATGACttgatattgctgcctggcaaTACATCTAGCTTGGACTGGCAGGGAAAATATACGGCCCTTCATTAGGTAGAGCCTGGCAGGAAGTAGTCATCCTATATGGACCTAGAGAATTGCTAACCAAGGCTTTATGACTGCTTCAGCATTTATAGACAgccatttgcttttttatcaAGACAGGCTCCTAATTTTAAACCCCGTGGCTTTCCTGTGAGAATTATCACAGTGTTGA
Above is a genomic segment from Gymnogyps californianus isolate 813 chromosome 1, ASM1813914v2, whole genome shotgun sequence containing:
- the C1H13orf42 gene encoding uncharacterized protein C13orf42 homolog, with amino-acid sequence MFKKIHSIFHPNSHRRNVTDDIPYCDGTGSVVRLIRSTSMYVLGGDQEKVSEPLKKCRSTTSIDSCFQPKEEDRDWMYSKTQDCLKYLQDLLALRKKYLDNINNLKSRHMAADSPTSTKSSKTGKKSFLPLPPKESSKASMERKGPQSSSDVREAIAFFDSVIADLDSERWRRVPDVDLPNVDVDFDVATSTSEHSLHSNWILRAPRRYSQDTAQTAKAANQSQRNSQQRTTGSRKRLERHPMYLPKAVEGAYSTLKFKPKTRKKEY